Proteins encoded together in one Procambarus clarkii isolate CNS0578487 chromosome 67, FALCON_Pclarkii_2.0, whole genome shotgun sequence window:
- the LOC138349636 gene encoding uncharacterized protein yields the protein MQYELANVQSYNKTVCPACHTNPFAIHIDGNKKLFRYEKVGRGLRESYYSESVFAADNDVTNHLNHIESLKTKVLYGGRWQHGSGLTTGEETEQIFSYMSRYNSTTKNMLKAEREEELSESSFFWNQRKHDSLARVLASRFCKASNLLYSLNICNNKNKNNHRCFQ from the exons ATGCAGTATGAACTTGCAAATGTCCAAAGCTACAATAAGACCGTGTGCCCTGCTTGTCATACTAACCCATTTGCcatacatattgatggcaacaaaaAATTATTCCGATATGAAAAAGTTGGAAG AGGATTGAGGGAATCATATTATTCAGAGAGTGTCTTTGCTGCTGACAATGATGTGACTAATCACCTTAACCATATAGAGAGcttaaaaacaaag GTCTTGTATGGAGGACGCTGGCAGCACGGAAGTGGTTTGACCACAGGTGAAGAAACCGAGCAAATTTTCAGCTATATGTCGCGgtacaacagtaccaccaaaaacaTGTTGAAAGCCG AGCGTGAAGAAGAACTTAGTGAATCTTCATTTTTTTGGAACCAACGTAAACATGACTCTTTAGCTCGTGTTCTTGCTTCAAGATTTTGTAAGGCAAGTAATttgctttattcattgaatatatgcaataataaaaataaaaataaccatcgctgttttcagtaa